The Endozoicomonas sp. 4G DNA segment GTATTTCCGAACAGGGTCGCCATACGCTGAGTTCAGGCAAACTGTTTGAAGACTCACAGCCATTGACCCTGGTGATGGATATCCGAAAGCTTACCAGCGAGGAACTGCCGAAATTTAACGATCTGCTAGACCCGGATAATCCCTGTTTGTACGACAGAGTCAGCCATGAGAAACGCCCTCTGGGCGAGCATGTTTCGCTGTTAGTTTTGGCAGATCCCAAGCAGCTGGCATCCGTTGGCCAGCATGACAATGCTCCTGGTGCTGATTTCTGGCGGCGGATTAATCGACCGGGCAATACCTGGCAGTTTGATGCACAAACCGACCATGCCCCGTCGATGGATATTGACAAGGTTCCAGCGTTACTGGCTGAACTCCCCCCTGCCGAAAGTGCTATGGACGACGACACTACCGTTGTTATTGACTGCCACTTGCACAGCAATTGGCGACAGCTGTTGTTGGGCAGCCCTGGCGTCGATCAAAAGGGACGAATCCAGCACATACCCGGCAGGCTTGAGACATTGCGAGCCGGGCAACGGGTGATTTTGAAAGGAGCCAACTGGCAAGATCTGGCCTTTGAACAAACGATTCGACAGATGCTGGCGCAGAGGTGCTTTGAGAGCAATGGCAAAGTCTGCCAGTTACCCGACGATGTTCAGTTTTATCAGATGTCGGTAGGGAAGCATGAGCTTCGTTCACTGTTCCAAAGTCTGTCTAAAGAGCCCACATCACAAAACCCGATCATCATCAACCAGAGTAATATCAATCAATGGCTGAATACCATTGCCATTGCCCCGGAAGGCTATGCAGTCCCTAACACCAGTCTGTTGGAACAGGTTCGGGCAGGCGGTGTCGTCACCGTAACTTCTCCCCTCTCTGAGGCACTCTGGTTTCGTTTATTGGGTTCCCTGCAAATTATTGGCAAGACGACCGGCCTGAAACCCCAGCTTCAGGTGGCTCATACAAAACAGCAGCCTGAAGCCCTGGGATTGACAGAAAACGATAAGCATCTGTCTAACGTTAAAGTTCACTCTGCTATTAATGCAGTGACTTATCAGCAACATGCCGAGGCCAGTCATTGGATAAATAGTTGGGAAAATAGTCACCCACAATCACCTCTGGTTATTCAGGTTAATGACCAAACCAGCTTCAGCCAGCTATTTGATAATATCCATATCACCTCGGAACAAAAGGCTCGTTTTGGACGACGTGAGAGTAAGTTGCAGGAGGCATTAACTGCGGGTAAGCCGGTGATCTTCCGGGGGCTGGAAACGAATCCAGCCCTTCAGCAGCTTCTGGAGCCTCTGGTTGTCGGGCAGCCTCTACCGGTGAACGGCCATTTGCAGGCCTACCCAAAGGCTCAGGTCACAATACTCTGGCCTGAGTCTGTGAAAAGCCCATCGACCCTATTCAATTCGTTGGTTACCACGGGTGAGTCCTGTCCCGACGTCGATCTCTGGGAGATCAATGCAGGTAAGCATGAACTCTCCCGTGCTGAACTGCCAGAGCAAGCGCTTAATAAGCTTTACGAAGCCTTTGAAACCGTCCCTGGCAGCCTGTGTAACCCCTTGCCCAAAATGACCGAAGCCTTGTTGAATCAATTGATACTGGCTGCCCGGCGGGCACAGCAGGAGGACAAGTCTCTGCAGCTTTTACCCCGCCACTGGCGCAAGGCTATCGATAGCACCATTACCCATGGTACTCGTCAGCATCCAACCGTGCGGGATTTTATGAAAGTGGCCTGTTGGCGGTTATTGCCGGATGCTCATGGAAAGGCGGATGCTCATAAACAGCCGGATGGGGATCAAGCCGCTTATGTTGACCCGGATCAATTAACGACCATCATTAACGGGGCTCCCCGGTTAGATAGAACGTTTGTAAGGCAGAACCTGTGGCCACTGGCCAGAACCTTTGACTCGACAGTCCTTAATAAACCATTACAACTGTCGTATAAAAAGCCCTTTCCAGCGTCGGACGAAGAAGAAATTCTGGATGAACTCTGCGCTATCATCGTGGCTTATGGGCCTGAAAAACAACAACAGGCCATGGCGAATCAGCTGGACATTGATCTGAAGGCAGCGGCGCCCTGGCAATCCTTGGCCATCAGGCCATCAAGACAGATTAAACGTTTGCAGGATGCACTGGCTTCTGGCTGGCAATTAACTTTGCCATCAGGGCAGACCCGATCCGATGCTATTCAAGCGCTAACCAGCGATTGTTTTCAAATGGCCAGAACAGCAAAGTCTAAAACAGAAGGCATTGAACGTGTAAAACATCGACTGTCTGAAACACTGGTATTGCAAGGCTCTGATGATAAGCCTTTAGCTGATGATAAGCCTTTAGCTGATGATAAGCCTTTAGCTGATGATAAGCCTTTATCAGCACTAGCCGAGGATCTTTATCTCGGTAAGCTCAGTCAGCAGGATCGTGAAAGCCGCCGATTATCCCGACTCCATGACCGGCTTGCAGACTCTCCGATTATCTTCCTGCAGGGGGAAACCGGCACCGGGAAAAGTTACTTCTCTGCCAAAATGGCGAAGACTTCAGGACCGGCTACGGTGCTGTCCCTTGGCCCTTCTGACAGCGAACAAACCCTGATGAAACGCTGGCAATGGAAAAAAGAGGCCGATGGCGACCGCTCTATGATGCAGCAAAACCGGATGCTGATGAAATGGGCCGGAGCTCGATCCGATAAAGACGGTGAATACCTTACGCTGGTGCTGGATGAAGCCAATCTGGCTCAAACCGGATTACTGGCGTCCCTAAATGGTTTATGGGAACCGGAACCCTGCATCTATGTGGATGGTCATCCTGTCCCGGTCAGCGCAAAACACCGGGTAATTCTTACCGGTAACCCGGATGATTACGCCGGACGCCAGCTGGACCCGGCCCTGAAAGAGAAACTGCCCAAGGCTTACTACCCAAAGTTAGACGAGGCATTCCTCAGGGACAGAGTTGTAGAACCGGCTCTGGTTAATCAGTTACAACAACGGAATCTAACGGACTCTGAAATAGACGACATTGCACGCAGTGCCACCGGGAGTGTGATGGCACTCTGGCAATTTTATCAGGAACTGTTGCCAGAGCATGAGTTTACCCCCAGGGATATGACGGATATCTGCAGTTGGGTGGGCTGGTATCTTGATCGTTCGTTATCCGCAGGTGACCGTGTTAACTGCAAACAAGTACATGGTTTGATCCAACAAAGTTTTCGGGATGTACTGGGGCCTGAAATCAGCGAGACGCATCAGGATGCCCTGACAGCACTGAACATCTGGTTTGCTGCCCGTTATAAGACGGACAACACCCTGAGAGACAGAGTGCATAACCATACCCTGCCTGATATTCAGAAGACCTTCAGCGCAGTCACCAAAGAATTCCAGCCTGACTTTGATACCTCCGGCTCAGCCGTCTGTGAACTGGTAAAACAGATTGGACAGGATTTAAGCCGCGCTCAGCAGGCTCACCATCACCACAGAAAACACGGCGGAAGACAGGCGACACTGATTGAAGGCCCCGCCGGACGAGGCAAGGATGTCACGCTGGACCTGATGATTAAAAGTGTCAGAAAAGAAGCTGGGAAACGGCATGAATTGATGCCGGAAGTCTTTTACCTGAATGCCTGTGATTGCTTCTGGGACGAAGTGTGTAAAACAATCCAGAAGGCAAAACTCGAAGGCGGCATCGTGGTGATTTCAGAACTGAACCTGATCGACAGCCAGCATCTGGAAGGTGAGTTAAACGATATTCTGGCCGGTGACGCCCATCCGGGTTTTCACTTGTTTGCCACCATCAACCCACCCCAGTACAGCGGACGAAAACCCTTATCACCGGCGCTGAAAGGGCGTTTTCGACATTTGCCGATCCGGCAGTACAACCCGACAGAGTTGCAGGCCATTGCTGAGAAAGTATTGCCAGATAGCCCGGAGGGAAAAAACGTGGCTAAACAGCTGACCCAGCTGCATTGCAAATTGAGGGATGAGCTACAAAAACAAAAACTGCCCTTACTGCCGACCAGTCGTGCTTTACAAAATGTCGCCATGGCTGTTCTCAGAGGACGCGATTTTAGCGACGAAAGCCTTCATCGGTGCCTCAATAAGCACTATCGGCTTTATCTGATGGCCGCCAAAACATCGCTGGAGAAACTGCCCAGATCATCGGCTCTCGCCATAGGCAGGGGGAAGTTTCATTTTGAATTGTGCCGTTGGTTCAACAAAACATCGGGCATGGATCGTCCGTGGTTAATAAGACACAGCGATCGCAACAGTACCGATGAAAAACACCATGAAATTTGCTTTAAGGACCAGCTGAGTCCAAAGGAAGCCAAAGCAGAAATCATCAAAAGGGCGGCCCAGACTCAATGGCTGGCATCCGGTCTTTCCCTGGACCCGGATGAGTCGGACGATATTCTCACCGGGGGACTTTACCGATACTGGCAGCAATGCTGGTTTGCTAATCGGTTTGGCCAGACGGGTGTGGACGCTAATAGCGTCTTTCCCATGACAGAAGAACAACAACAAACGATGCAATTATCGGCTAACCGGCCTTACCTTCATGAGGCTGATCGGCAGATAAGCACATGGCATGCCAATGGCGCTCAATGGTGGGCTGCGTTTTGGCATCAGCTCAGCGAGCTGCCAGAGCATTTTGTTAACGATTTTATTAACGAAGCATCCGCTACCAGCAATGATAAGGCTCCTGAACAATACCAGCCACAGCCTATGAATGAAGCGAAAGCGTTGACTGCTGGCAGTGATAAGGCTCCTGAAAAATACAATCCACAAGACTACGAAAAAAAGGCTCCGACATTAGATCGGTCAACGAACTATCAGAACCAGGCTATGCGACGAGTTGACGAGCATATCCTTTTTAAGTTGCCTAACCATTGTGCCAGGATTTATCGGTGGCGAGCAGAGGATATTTATGTGACTCCTGAGGGCGAGATCAAAGAGTTTGATATTAGTCATCTGTCCATACAGGGAACCGAAGTCCTTATACCGGCCCGGTTACCAGAACCTGGCCAGAAAGTGACATTAGCCAGAGACCAAACGCTGGCGACCTTTGACTGGCAACCGAAATGGAGATTGGATAATGGTCGATATCCGTTGCCGAGCCTGAACAAAGATGAGCGTATTGTGGCTATGCGTGTAGCACCCGATTTTCGGTTTTCCCTGTTCAGGGACCTGCATACCGGGCTTCACTCACTGCAGCTGCATGAGCCCACAGCCAGAAATATCAAGCTTGCCTACGTCGTAGAACGCATAAAACCCGGCAAAAAAATACGAACCCGGCCAGAACCATCAACACGGTTCGACGACTGCTGTTCAGAAGATATGAAAAAATTACTGAACCCAATGTTTGAAGACATTGACCATCAACCGTTTGAAATACAGGAGCCTTTGCGGAAAATAAACGACGCCCAAAACACGAGGCAACGCATGGAGGCGATCAGGGACTATTGTCAAGCGTTTTCCGGTGATGCTATGCCTGAGCGCAATCAACCTTTCTTTCAATTCCTCATCACACAGCGGCAAGGGAGGTGTCGTCATCGTGTGCCTGTTTTTGTGGTTTTGTGTCGTTATTTCGGAATTCCCTGTCGGCAAATTTCTAACCGTGTTCACACCTTTGCAGAGTGTTCATTGGATGGCGGCCAAAGCTGGGAGTCTGTGGATTTGGGCGGGGCGCCTGTCGAGGTGGCAAAAATTTTGCCTGTCTTCCAGCCCACCAAACAGGTCAGTGGTTCTGGTGCTGAGTCAAAAAGGATCAGGGATCTCCTGAGCGGTGCTGATTCCGGACAACTGAAGGCTCTGGCTAAAGTCTATGGCATAACGCATGGGGAACTGAACAAAGCCCTTGAAACAAACGGTGCATTGCCAGCAACATACCTGACTACTTTTGAAATGGTAAAGGAGCTTTGGCAGGAAAAAGATTTAGCCAGTTTTTCCGTGGGTGTCTCGATGCTATTGCAGACAGAGTCATTGAGCGATAGAGAGAAGCAATTGATTGGTGGTATACGTGGCGATGGATGCACCTATCATCCGATGTCGGAGGCGATGAAACACATTTTGTCCAGCAGTGATAAAGATCAGGTCACTGAACAACTCAAGTTGCTCCATTCAAAAATGATTGATCAGGCCGGAGCAAGCCCTCACCAGTGGTTGGACTCCATGTTTCTTACACTGGAAGGCAGTGACTTGAACCAACTTCCGGTTATTGAATTTGCCCTTAAAGCTTTGAAATCGCGTTGGCTGAATCCACTTCCAACCTATAACATCAGTATGGGTTCCGGAAAACATCGTCAGCTATTGACGCGTCTGAAAGATGTCGATGAACTGAGGGTCGAAGCCACACGTTGCCTGAAAAAGTGGCACAAGACATTGTGGTCCAGGGAAACAAATAGTCAACTATGGCGGTTGACTTATGAAAGCTTCCAAAAAAAACAGCCTTTCTTTATCACTCATCCTCATGGTGGTCTTTCGTTAACCCTTAAAAATAACATTGACAGCCCATCCATACGGATCGCCTGGACGGACAAACCTGAGGGCATTCCGAATATAGAACGAATGCTGGGGCACCAGCCGGCGTTTCAACAGTTAAACTCTGGCGATGCGAACCACCGTCCGGTCATTATCCTGGGGAGTCCTGCCTGGAGATGCCGAGTGATTAGAGAAAAGGTCGAAGCCCTGTTTCAACGAAAAATTGAGAACAGCCCGGAGTTGCAGCAAATATTGGAAAAAACCAAACGATTTGAGGCAGTGAACAAACAATTACGCGATGCTCTGGAACCATTGAATCAACTCATGTCGTATAAAGGCTATCATTTTGTACATGTTGTACATGACGACGACTCAATGGCTGCTTATGAGAGTTCTGCTGCCAAAAAAAGAAAAGAATATGAGCAAAAAAAGTGTGTTATCGAAAGCAGCTACAGCTCTGCTCTAGAGTCCCTCAGGGTGCCGGATGAGGAGAAAAAACGTTTGAGTGATTTAAAAAAGAAATGTCAACAAGCGACTCAACAGGCCTTTAGCCATTACCTGTATGAAATGACACACTTGAAAGGCGGTGGCTTAACCTATTGTTGGAGCGGTACTCGCGTCGGGAATGAATACAGCCATGGTGCCCATGACCCATCCTCGCCAGAAGAGCTCTATGCCATGATGTCTAAAATTGACGGCAGTATTTTTGAGAAATTTGTTGATGATGCCTACTTACGAGAGACACTCAAAGCCAGTAACGCCCTGGTGCTCAAATCCGATGAGTTGACAACGATTGCCGAAGAGTTTGTCAGCAGCGTGAATCTGGATTCGATTTGTGAGTCATTGGATGTCTAATGTAATTCCCAAACTCCGCTCAGGATGAACGTAGATTGTTCACATCAAACTCATTGAAGTGACGTACTCATCATAGAACTTTCTTCCTGTCTGAAGGTCATAGCATTAAACAATTTCAATGCAGTTCTTCAGATAACAGGAGAGAGATTGGCTATGGATGGTCAGATTGGTGGGAACGTAAACAAACGCAATCTCGAGTATGGCACTAATGTGCCACCCAAGAGGGCGAGGCTGGATTTACCGGCAAATGGGGAGGCAAAGCAGGTAAAACAGGTAGAAGCCTACGCTCAAGCAGTGTCCAGCCTGAAACTATCGCCATCCTCAGAGGTGCCCACTGGTAAAGCAAGAACCGTATCCTCAACGGACACCCCGTGCCAAAAGTCATCTCATGCCTTCGACTTTCGTTTTGTCGCCAATGATGATGAGGTTCGACAGCTTTTGGCTGACCAGACTGGCGATGGCAATCAGGATGTCACGGTTATTTCCCACCCCGATGACCTCTCACAGGCTAACCTGGTAAGCCGGTTAAGTATTTCCGAAGCGGGTCGCCATACGCTGAGTTCAGGCAAACTGTTTGAAGGCTCACAGCCATTGACCCTGGTGATGGATATCCGCAAGCTTACCAGCGAGGAGCTGCCGAAATTTAACGATCTGCTAGACCCGGATAATCCCTGTTTGTACGACAGAGTCAGCCACGAGAAACGCCCTCTGGGCGAGCATGTTTCGCTGTTGGTTTTGGCAGACCCCAAGCAGCTGGCATCAGTTGGCCAACGTGACGATGCCCCTGGTGCTGATTTCTGGCGGCGGATTAATCGACCGGACAATACCTGGCAGTTCGAGGCTCAAACAGGCGATGCCCCGTCGATGGAGATCGATAAGGTTCCGCTGTTATTGGCTGAACTCCCCCCTGCCGAAAGTGCTATGGACGACGACACTACCGTTATTATTGACTGCCACTTGCACAGCAATTGGCGACAGCTGTTGTTGGGCAGCCCTGGCGTCGATCAAAAGGGACGAATCCAGCACATACCCGGCAGGCTTGAGTCATTGCGAGCCGGGCAACGGGTGATTTTGAAAGGAGCCGACTGGCAAGACCTGGCCTTTGAACAAACGATTCGACAGATGCTGGCGCACAGGTGCTTTGAGAGCAATGGTAAAGTCTGCCAGTTACCCGACGATGTTCAGTTTTATCAGATGTCGGTAGGGAAGGATGAGCTTCGTTCACTGTTCCAAAGTCTGTCTAAAGAGCCCGCATCACAAAACCCGATCATCATCAACCAGAGTAATATCAGCCAATGGCTGAATACCACTGCCATTACCCCGGAAGGCTATGCAGTTCCTAACACCAGCCTGTTGGAACAGGTTCGGGCGGGTGGTGTCGTCACCATAACCTCTCCCCTCTCTGAGACACTCTGGTTTCGTTTGTTGGGTTCATTGCAAACGATTCGCGAGACGACCGGCCTGGAGCCCCAACTTCAGGTAGCTCATTCAAAACAGCAGCCCCAAGCCCTTGGACTGACAGAAAACGATACGCACCCACCGTCCAACGTTAGAGTTCACTCTGCTTTTAATGCAGTGACTTATCAGCAACATGCCGAGGCCAGTCATTGGGTGAATAGTTGGGTAAAGAGTCACCCAGAGGCACCTCTGGTCATTCAGGTCAATGACCAGACCAGCTTTAGCCAGCTATTTGATAATATCCATATCACCTCGGAACAAAAGGCTCGTTTTGGACGATGTGAAAGTAAGTTGCAGGAGGCATTAACTGCGGGTAAACCGGTGGTCTTCCGAGGGCTGGAAACGAATCCAACCCTTCAGCAGCTTCTGGAACCTCTGGCTGCCGGGCAACCCCTGCCGGTGAATGGCCATTTGCAGGCCTACCCACAGGCTCAGGTCACAATACTTTGGCCTGAGTCTGCAAAAAGCCCATCGACCCTATTCAATTCGTTGGTTGCCACAGGTGAGCCGTGTCCCGACGTCGATCTCTGGGAGGTCAATGCAGGTAAGCATGAACTCTCCCGTGCTGAACTGCCAGAGCAAGCGCTTAATAAGCTTTACGAAGCCTTTGAAACCGTCCCTGGCAGCCTGTGTAACCCCTTGCCCAAAATGACCGAAGCCTTGTTGAATCAATTGATACTGGCTGCCCGGCGGGCACAGCAGGAGGACAAGTCTCTGCAGCTTTTACCCCGCCACTGGCGCAAGGCTATCGATAGCACCATTACCCATGGTACTCGTCAGCATCCAACCGTGCGGGATTTTATGAAAGTGGCCTGTTGGCGGTTATTGCCGGATGCTCATGAAAAGCTGGATGATCAAGCCGCTTCGGTTGACCCAGATCAATTAACGGCCATCGTTAGCAGGGCTTCCCGTTTGGATAGTGCCTTTGTGAAGCAGAACCTGTGGTCACTGGCCAGAGCATGTGACCCGATAGTATTTAATAGAGATTTACAACTGTCCTATGAAAAACCATTTCTATCGCTAGTAGATGAATTCGAAACTCTGGACAGCCTCTGTGCCATGATCGTGGCCCATGGGCCTGACTATCAACGAGAGGCCGTGGCGCATCAGTTAAAAGTCAAGCCGGCGACAGTAAAAAAGTATCAAATGTTACCCATCAGGCCATCAAGACAGATTAAACGTTTGCAGGATGCACTGGCTGCTGGCTGGCAATTAACTTTACCACCGGGGCAGACCCGATCCGATGCTATTCACGCGCTGGCCAGCGATTGTTTTCAAATGGCCAGAACAGCAAAGTCTAAAACAGAAGGCATTGAACGTATAAAACATCGACTGTCTGAAACACTGGTATTGCAAGGCTCTGATGATAAGCCTTTAGCTGATGATAAGCCTTTAGCTGATGATAAGCCTTTAGCTGATGATAAGCCTTTAGCTGATGATAAGCCTTTAGCTGATGATAAGCCTTTAGCTGATGATAAGCCTTTAGCTGATGATAAGCCTTTATCAGCACTGGCCGAGGATCTTTATCAGGGTAAGATCAGTCAGCAGGATCGTGAAAGCCGCCGATTATCCCGACTCCATGACCGGCTTGCAGACTCTCCGATTATCTTCCTGCAGGGGGAAACCGGCACCGGGAAAAGTTACTTCTCTGCCAAAATGGCGAAGACTTCAGGACCGGCTACGGTGCTGTCCCTTGGCCCTTCTGACAGCGAACAAACCCTGATGAAACGCTGGCAATGGAAAAAAGAGGCCGATGGCGACCGCTCTATGATGCAGCAAAACCGGATGCTGATGAAATGGGCCGGAGCTCGATCCGATAAAGACGGTGAATACCTTACGCTGGTGCTGGATGAAGCCAATCTGGCTCAAACCGGATTACTGGCGTCCCTAAATGGTTTATGGGAACCGGAACCCTGCATCTATGTGGATGGTCACCCTGTCCCGGTCAGCGCAAAACACCGGGTAATTCTTACCGGTAACCCGGATGATTACGCCGGACGCCAGCTGGACCCGGCCCTGAAAGAGAAACTGCCCAAGGCTTACTACCCAAAGTTAGACGAGGCATTCCTCAGGGACAGAGTTGTGGAACCGGCCCTGGTCAATCATTTACAACAACGGCAGCTGGCGGGTTCTCAACTAAGAGAGTCTGAAATAGACGACATTGCACGCAGTGCCACCGGGAGTGTGATGGCACTCTGGCAATTTTATCAGGAACTGTTGCCAGAGCATGAGTTTACCCCCAGGGATATGACGGATATCTGCAGTTGGGTGGGCTGGTATCTTGATCGTTCGTTATCCGCAGGTGACCTTGTTAACTGCAAACAAGTGCATGGTTTGATCCAACAAAGTTTTCGGGATGTACTGGGGCCTGAAATCAGCGAGGCTCATCAGGACGCCCTGACGGCACTGGATATCTGGTTTGCTGCCCATTATGAGACGGACAACACCCTTAGAGACAGAGTGCATAATCATACCCTGCCCGATATTCAGAAGACCTTCAGAGCAGTCACCCAAGAAATTCAACCTGACTTTGATACCTCCGGCTCAGCCGTCTGTGAACTGGTACAACAGATTGGACAGGATTTAAGCCGCGCTCAGCAGGCTCATCATCACGACAGAAAACACGGCGGAAGACAGGCGACACTGATAGAAGGCCCGGCGGGGCGGGGTAAGGATGTTACGCTGGACCTGATGATTAAAAGTGTCAGAAAAGAGGCTGAGAAACGGCATGAATTGATGCCGAAAGTCTTTTACCTGAATGCCTGTGATTGCTCCTGGGACGAAGTGTGTAAAACAATCCAGAAGGCAAAAGACAAAGGCGGGATCGTGGTGATTTCAGAACTGAACCTGATCGACAGCCAGCATCTGGAAGGTGAGTTAAACGATATTCTGGCCGGTGACGCCCATCCGGGTTTTCACCTGTTTGCCACCATCAACCCACCCCAGTACAGCGGGCGAAAACCCTTATCACCGGCGCTGAAAGGACGTTTTCGACATTTGCCGATCCGCCAGTACAACCCGACAGAGTTGCAGGCCATTGCTGAGAAAATATTGCCAGAGAGCCCGGAGGGGAAAAACGTGGCTAAACAGCTGAGCCAGCTGCATTGTCAATTAAGGGGTCAGCTAGAAAAGCTAAATCTGCCGTTACGACCCACCAGTGGTGATTTACAGGATGTCGCCAGAGCCGTCGTGAGAGGGGGCGCTTTTAGTCAAGAAAGCCTTAGCCAATGTTTCAATCAGCACTACCGGCTATATTTGATGGCCGCCAAAACATCACTGGAGAAACTGCCCAAGTCATCGGCTCTCGCCATGGGCAGGGGAGAGTTTCATTCCGAGCTGTGCCATTGGTTCAACAAAACATCGGGCATGAATCGTCCATGGTTGATACGACGCAGTGATCGCAATAGTACCGATGAAATACACCATGAAATTTGCTTTAAGGACCAGCTGAATACAGAGGAAGCCAAAGCAGAAATCATCAAAAGTGTGGCCCAGACTCAGTGGCAGGCATCCGGTCTACCCCTGAAACCGGGTGAGTCAGACGATATACTCACCGGGGGACTGTACCGACACTGGCAGCAATGCTGGTTTGCTCATAGGTTTGGCAAGACGGGCGTGGACGCTAATAGCGTCTTTCCCATGACGGAAGAACAGCAACAAACACTGAAATTATCGGCTAACCGGCCTTACCTTAATGAGGCGGATCGGCAGATAAGTGCATGGTACGCCAATGGCGCTCAATGGTGGACTGCGTTTTGGCGTCAGCTCAGTGATGTGACGGAGCATCTGGTTTACGATTTCATTAACAAAGCATCCGCTACCAGCCGTGACAAGGCTCTTGAAGAGTACAAGCCACAACCTATGGATAAACCGTTGACGACTACGGGTAGTGATAAGGCTCCTGAACAGTACAAGCCACAACCTATGGATAAACCGTTGACGACTACGGGTAGTGATAAGGCCCCTGAACAGTACAAGCCAAAGCCCGTGGATAAAGCGTTGACGACTATGGGTAGTGATAAGGCTCCTGAAAAATACAATCCACAAGACTACGAAAAAGAGGCTCCGGCATTAGATCGGTCAACGAACTATCAGAATCAGGCTATAGAACGAGTTGACCATCATATCCTTTTTAAGTTGCCTGACCATTCTCCCGCGATTTATCGCTGGCTGGCAGAGGATATTTATGTGACTCCTGAGGGCGAGATCAAAGAGATCGATATTAGTCATCTGTCCATTGAGGGAACCGAAGTCCTTATACCAGCCCGGTTACCAGAACATGACCAGGAAGTGACATTAGCCAAAAATCAAACGCTGGCGACCTTTGAATGGCAACCGGAATGGGGATTGGATAATGGTCGATATCCGTTGCCGAGCCTGAAGAAAGATGAGCGTATTGTGGCTATGCGTGTAGAACCCGAAGTTCAGTTTACCCTGTTCAGGGACCTGCATACCGGGCTTCACTCACTGCTGCTGCATGAGCCCACAGCCAGAAATATCAAGCTTGCCTACGTCGTAGAATGCATAAAACCGGGCAAAAAAATACGAACCCGGCCAGAACCATCAACATGGTTTGACGCCTGCTGTTCAGAAAATATGAAAAAATTACTGAACTCAATGTTTGAAAACATTGGCGATCAACCCTCCAAAATACAGAGGCCTTTGCAGAGAATAAATGACGCCCAAAACACGCAGCAACGCAT contains these protein-coding regions:
- a CDS encoding AAA family ATPase, translated to MDGQIDGNVNKPNLEHGTNVPPKRVRLDLPPNGEAKQVKQVEACAQAVSSLKLSPSSEVPTGKTRTVSSTDTPCQKSSHAFDFRFVANDDEVRQLLADQTGDGNQDVTVISHPDDLSQANLVSRLSISEQGRHTLSSGKLFEDSQPLTLVMDIRKLTSEELPKFNDLLDPDNPCLYDRVSHEKRPLGEHVSLLVLADPKQLASVGQHDNAPGADFWRRINRPGNTWQFDAQTDHAPSMDIDKVPALLAELPPAESAMDDDTTVVIDCHLHSNWRQLLLGSPGVDQKGRIQHIPGRLETLRAGQRVILKGANWQDLAFEQTIRQMLAQRCFESNGKVCQLPDDVQFYQMSVGKHELRSLFQSLSKEPTSQNPIIINQSNINQWLNTIAIAPEGYAVPNTSLLEQVRAGGVVTVTSPLSEALWFRLLGSLQIIGKTTGLKPQLQVAHTKQQPEALGLTENDKHLSNVKVHSAINAVTYQQHAEASHWINSWENSHPQSPLVIQVNDQTSFSQLFDNIHITSEQKARFGRRESKLQEALTAGKPVIFRGLETNPALQQLLEPLVVGQPLPVNGHLQAYPKAQVTILWPESVKSPSTLFNSLVTTGESCPDVDLWEINAGKHELSRAELPEQALNKLYEAFETVPGSLCNPLPKMTEALLNQLILAARRAQQEDKSLQLLPRHWRKAIDSTITHGTRQHPTVRDFMKVACWRLLPDAHGKADAHKQPDGDQAAYVDPDQLTTIINGAPRLDRTFVRQNLWPLARTFDSTVLNKPLQLSYKKPFPASDEEEILDELCAIIVAYGPEKQQQAMANQLDIDLKAAAPWQSLAIRPSRQIKRLQDALASGWQLTLPSGQTRSDAIQALTSDCFQMARTAKSKTEGIERVKHRLSETLVLQGSDDKPLADDKPLADDKPLADDKPLSALAEDLYLGKLSQQDRESRRLSRLHDRLADSPIIFLQGETGTGKSYFSAKMAKTSGPATVLSLGPSDSEQTLMKRWQWKKEADGDRSMMQQNRMLMKWAGARSDKDGEYLTLVLDEANLAQTGLLASLNGLWEPEPCIYVDGHPVPVSAKHRVILTGNPDDYAGRQLDPALKEKLPKAYYPKLDEAFLRDRVVEPALVNQLQQRNLTDSEIDDIARSATGSVMALWQFYQELLPEHEFTPRDMTDICSWVGWYLDRSLSAGDRVNCKQVHGLIQQSFRDVLGPEISETHQDALTALNIWFAARYKTDNTLRDRVHNHTLPDIQKTFSAVTKEFQPDFDTSGSAVCELVKQIGQDLSRAQQAHHHHRKHGGRQATLIEGPAGRGKDVTLDLMIKSVRKEAGKRHELMPEVFYLNACDCFWDEVCKTIQKAKLEGGIVVISELNLIDSQHLEGELNDILAGDAHPGFHLFATINPPQYSGRKPLSPALKGRFRHLPIRQYNPTELQAIAEKVLPDSPEGKNVAKQLTQLHCKLRDELQKQKLPLLPTSRALQNVAMAVLRGRDFSDESLHRCLNKHYRLYLMAAKTSLEKLPRSSALAIGRGKFHFELCRWFNKTSGMDRPWLIRHSDRNSTDEKHHEICFKDQLSPKEAKAEIIKRAAQTQWLASGLSLDPDESDDILTGGLYRYWQQCWFANRFGQTGVDANSVFPMTEEQQQTMQLSANRPYLHEADRQISTWHANGAQWWAAFWHQLSELPEHFVNDFINEASATSNDKAPEQYQPQPMNEAKALTAGSDKAPEKYNPQDYEKKAPTLDRSTNYQNQAMRRVDEHILFKLPNHCARIYRWRAEDIYVTPEGEIKEFDISHLSIQGTEVLIPARLPEPGQKVTLARDQTLATFDWQPKWRLDNGRYPLPSLNKDERIVAMRVAPDFRFSLFRDLHTGLHSLQLHEPTARNIKLAYVVERIKPGKKIRTRPEPSTRFDDCCSEDMKKLLNPMFEDIDHQPFEIQEPLRKINDAQNTRQRMEAIRDYCQAFSGDAMPERNQPFFQFLITQRQGRCRHRVPVFVVLCRYFGIPCRQISNRVHTFAECSLDGGQSWESVDLGGAPVEVAKILPVFQPTKQVSGSGAESKRIRDLLSGADSGQLKALAKVYGITHGELNKALETNGALPATYLTTFEMVKELWQEKDLASFSVGVSMLLQTESLSDREKQLIGGIRGDGCTYHPMSEAMKHILSSSDKDQVTEQLKLLHSKMIDQAGASPHQWLDSMFLTLEGSDLNQLPVIEFALKALKSRWLNPLPTYNISMGSGKHRQLLTRLKDVDELRVEATRCLKKWHKTLWSRETNSQLWRLTYESFQKKQPFFITHPHGGLSLTLKNNIDSPSIRIAWTDKPEGIPNIERMLGHQPAFQQLNSGDANHRPVIILGSPAWRCRVIREKVEALFQRKIENSPELQQILEKTKRFEAVNKQLRDALEPLNQLMSYKGYHFVHVVHDDDSMAAYESSAAKKRKEYEQKKCVIESSYSSALESLRVPDEEKKRLSDLKKKCQQATQQAFSHYLYEMTHLKGGGLTYCWSGTRVGNEYSHGAHDPSSPEELYAMMSKIDGSIFEKFVDDAYLRETLKASNALVLKSDELTTIAEEFVSSVNLDSICESLDV